TCGGCGGAAGAACGCAGCGGCACCGCCGCGGCACAGAAAAATCAGCGGACATCCACACGGGGCCGGTGCACAGCCGCATGGATGTCCGCTCAGGGCTACGGAGCGCTTAATGGGGGCAAGCACTCCGGATTCGCTTCCTGCGTGCCATGGACATATGTGCGTCGGAAGCAGAATCGGCGCGCACACTGCAGCGCGCTCTGGAATGCACTATAAGGAATCTTCGGCCACGCATCTGTCAACGATTGTCAGATGCGTTGCAGATACGTTGCAGGCGCGCGTCGAGCGCGCCCGCCGCTTTCGCGCTAAAGTGGTGCCCGACCGCCAACTTCCCCGCCCCTCCGATGCTTACGCTCTCGCCCGCCGCCGCCCGCGCGCTGCATCTCGCCGCGCAGGGCCTGCTGACGCCGCCGCGCCGCAAGGCGACCAAGGCCGACGTGCTCGACACGATCCGCCGCATGGCGCAGCTGCAGATCGACACGATTCACGTCGTCGCGCGCAGCCCGTACCTCGTGCTGTACAGCCGGCTCGGCGCGTATGCGCCGCAATGGCTCGACGAGCACCTCGCCGACGCGCAGCTGTTCGAATACTGGTCGCACGAGGCGTGCTTCCTGCCGATCGAGCAGTTCGGCCTGATGCGCTACAAGATGCTCGATCCGTCGGGGATGGGATGGAAATACGCGGCCGACTGGCATGCTCGCCACCGCGCCGACATCGACCGGCTGCTCACGCGGATTCACGCGGACGGCCCGGTGCGCTCGGCGGACTTCGTGCGCGAGGACGGCGTGAAGGGCAACGGCTGGTGGGACCGCAAGCCGGAGAAGCGTCACCTGGAAGTGCTGTTCACGACCGGCGAGCTGATGGTGGCCGAGCGCCGCAACTTCCAGCGCGTGTACGACGTGCGCGAGCGGGTCCTGCCCGGCTGGGACGACGCGCGCGACCTGCCGCCGCGCGAAGCCGTGCTGCCGGCGCTGCTCGACCACACGTGCCGCGCGCTCGGCATCGTGCGCGCCGACTGGGTCGCCGACTACTACCGGCTGCCGCGCCGTTCGTACCGCGCGGAACTCGACGCGCTCGCCGACGCGGGCGAACTGATCCCGGTCGCCGTCGACGGCTGGAAGGAGCCGGCGTACGCGCACCATTCGCTGAACGCGCTATTGCCGGCCGCCGCGGCCGACACGCTGCGCTCGACCGTCACGACGCTGCTGTCGCCGTTCGACCCGGTGGTGTGGGACCGGCGGCGCGCGTCCGCGCTGTTCGATTTCGACTACACGATCGAGTGCTATACGCCCGCGCACAAGCGGCGCTACGGCTATTTCTGCCTGCCGGTGCTGCATCGCGGCCGCCTGGTCGGCCGGATCGACGCGAAGGCGCATCGCGCGCAACAGGTGTTCGAGCTCAAGACCGTGCACATCGAGCCGGGCGTGCGAATCGGCTCGGGGCTGGCGAGCGACGTGGCGAAGGCGGTGACGAAACTCGCGGCCTGGCACGGCACGCCGGACGTCCGGGTCGGCCGCGCGCCGCCGGAACTGGCGCGCGCGCTGGCGGGCGGCTGACGCGCGGCCGCGTCGCTGCAACGTCCGTTTCTCCGCTGCAACGACGATTTACCCTAGGCCTGCGCCGCGATCCACGCGGCGATGTCCGGCCATGCGTCCTTCAGCGTGCGCGAGCCCATGAAGAGGCCGATGTGCCCGCCGGGCACGAGCCGGCTCGTCACCTGCGCCGCGGGCGTGCCGAGATACTTGACACCGCATCGAACACCTGCTCCGGCGTCGTGATGTCGTCGGCTTCGCCGGCGAGCAGGTAGACGGGACAGGTCACGTCCTTCAGGTTCAGCGTGCGGCCGAGCGCGACGAACGTGCCCTTCGCGAGCCGGTTCTCCTTGAAGAGCTGCACGATCGCCTGCAGGTACCAGCGCCCGGGCAGGTCGATCGGGCTTTCGTACCAGCTCGCGAACGCCTCCTGCTTGCGCAGGTAGTCCGGATCGTCGAGATGCTCGTACAGGTCGACGTGCTCGGCCAGGTAGTGCTGGTCCGGATGCATGTTCTTCCAGCCGCGCAGCATGAAGCGCCCGCGCATCAGCCCGCCGCCCAATTCCACCAGCTCCTCGTAGAACGACGTCGGATACGTGTGCACCATCTGCCGGATCGGGCCGTTGCCCGCGTCGGTGTCGATCGGCGAACCCGCGAGCACGAGGCTCGCGACCTTGTGCGGAAAGCGCGCCGCGTACATCGCCGCCATCCAGCCGCCCTGGCACAGCCCGACGAAGTTGACGCGGCCACCGAGCTCGTCGACGCAGACGTTCAGCTCCGCCAGGTACTGGTCGATCTCGAGATCCTTCATGTCCTCGGTCGCCGATCGCCAGTCGGTCAGGTACAGGCGGCTCACGCCCTGCTCGCGCAGCGTCTGCATCAGGCTCTGGCCCGGCTGGTAGTCGGCGATCATCGCGCTGTGCCCGGCATACGGCGCATCGACGATCGTCGGCAACCCGCGCGCCGCGCCGTCCGAATAGTCGCGAAAGATCATTGTGCGCAGTTCGAGCAGCGGCCGGTTCTCCGTGGCGAGCGCCGGACGTTGGCCGAAGTGCAGCTTCTCCTCCTCCGCGACGAATCGCAGATTGCGGGCAGTGAGTTCGGAGCCGGCTTCGAACAGCGTGGCGGCGGCAGCCATCGGCCAGAAGATCGGCAGCGACGCCGTCGCGGGTCGGTGAGTGGATTTCATCGGGATAGTGAGGCGCTCGAGGTCGAAGGAGAAAATACCGCGCCGTCCAGCAGGCCGCGCGTGTGCCGCGCGATTATCAGGTTCTCGTCGGTCGGGATCACGCGCACCGTCACGCGCGATGCGCCGCCCGAGATCACCGGCCGGTTGGCGGCGTTCGCGGCGGCGTCGAGCTCGATGCCGAGCCAGCCCGCCGCGCGGCAGATGCGCTCGCGCACCGCGGGCGCGTTCTCGCCGATGCCGGCGGTGAAGACCAGCGTATCGAGGCCGCCCAGCACGCCGGCCAGCGCCGCGAGCTCGCGCGCCGCGCGATACGCGAACAGGTCGACCGCATGCGCGGCCGACGCCGAGTCGCTCGCGAGCAGCGTGCGCATGTCGCTCGACAGGCCCGACACGCCGAGCAGGCCGGATTCCTCGTAGATCAGGCGTTCGACCTCGTCGATCGTGCGTCCGTCGTGGCGCAGCAGATACAGGATCGCGCCCGGGTCCAGCGCGCCCGTGCGCGTGCCCATCGGCAGCCCGTCGACCGCGGTGAACCCCATCGTCGTCGCGACGCTGCGGCCCTCCGCGAGCGCGCACAGGCTCGCGCCGTTGCCCAGATGCGCGACGATCGTGCGGCGCTGCGTCCACGACGCATCGAGCGCGGTGAGCGCCGTCGCGATGTATTCGTACGACAGCCCGTGAAACCCGTAGCGCATGATGCCCTGCTCCGTCAGCACGCGCGGCAGCGCGAATTCGCGTTCGAGCGCCGGCAGCGTGTGATGGAACGCCGTGTCGAAGCACGCCACCTGCGGCAGGTCCGGCGCGAGCGCGCTCACCGCGCGGATCGCATCGACGTGATGTGGCTGGTGCAGCGGCGCGAGCGGCGACAGCGACGCGATCTTCGCGAGCACGTCGTCGTCGATCCGCACCGGCGCGGCAAAATACCGGCCGCCGTGCACGACCCGGTGCCCGACGCCGTCGAACGCCGCGTCGTCGCCGACATGGCGCGCGAACCATTCATGCAGCGCGTCGATCGCGCCGTGGTGGCCCGTGCGCGCGACCGGGTGATCGGCCAGCGTCGCGCCGCGCGCGTCCTTCACGACGAGGTGCGGCGCATCGTGCAGGCTGTCGACCTGGCCGTGGACGCCCGCGCCGAGCGAGCGGTCGTCCAGCGTGTCGTAGACGGAGAACTTGAGGCTCGACGAGCCGGCATTCAGCACGAGAACCGGATGTTTCATCGCGATGCCCCATCGATGCCGGCGCGGCCGGCCGACGCGCGCGTCGCGTGCGCGTAGAGCGCCGCGACCGCGCAGCTCGCCATCCGCGTGCGCTCGTTGTCGGCGCGGCTCGTCAGGATGACCGGCACGCGCGCGCCGAGCACGATGCCGGCCGCATCGGCGTTCGCGAGGAACGTCAGCTCCTTCGCGAGCATGTTGCCGGCTTCGAGATCGGGCGCGAGCAGGATGTCCGCATCGCCCGCGACGGTCGAGCCGAGATGCTTGAGCCGCGCGGCTTCCAGGTTGATCGCGTTGTCGAGCGCGAGCGGGCCGTCGAGCGCCGCGCCCGTGATCTGGCCGCGCTCGGCCATCTTGCACAGCGCCGCGGCGTCGATCGTCGACGGCAGCTTCGACGTGACCGTCTCGACCGCCGACAGGATCGCGACCTTCGGCCGGTCGACGCCGAGCACGCGCGCGAGATCGATCGCGTTCTGCGCGATTTCGGCCTTCTGCTCGAGCGTCGGACGGATGTTGACCGCCGCATCGGTGATGAACAGCGGCTTCGGATAAGTCGGCACGTCCATGATGAACACGTGGCTGAGACGGCGCTCGGTGCGCAGGCCGGCGCCGTCGCGCACGACCTCGGCGAGCAGCTCGTCGGTGTGCAGGCTGCCCTTCATCAGCGCGTCGGCTTCACCCGTGCGCACCAGCTCGACCGCGCGCGCCGCCGCCGCGTGGCTGTGCGGCGCATCGACGAGCCGGAAGCCGGACAGGCCGATGCCGAGCGACGCGGCGAGCGCCGTGATGCGCGCCTCGGGGCCGACGAGCACGGGCTCGATGATGCCGGCGCGGGCGGCATCGACGGCCGCGCGCAGAGAAACGTCGTCGCACGGATGCGCGACCGCGACCTTGACCGGGGGAAGCGCACGGCAACGCGCGATCAGCGCGTCGTATTTCTGGTGCAGGCGGGAATCGACGGAATCGGACATCGGGCAAGGCTCCCTTGTCATGTGGGCGGGAAACGTGCTGCATGCTGCAACGCATTCTTGTGCGAATTCCGCGACGGTTGTTTGACATTGGTCAGATATGTCAGGAGAAGTCCCGATAGCATCGATTCGTCCGCGACGGCATGCGCACCGCAACCGCCGCACCCTTTCCGCCGGGACGCTCATGCATATCCGTGAAATCCGCTCGAAGATCGCCAGCACCTCGTCCACGCGCAAGATCACGCGTGCGATGGAGATGATGGCGCGCACCAAGATGGCGAGCGCGCAGAAGCGTGCGCGCGATTTCCGCCCCTACGCCGCCAAGGTGAAAGCGATGGCCGAGCGCCTGATCCGCGACCGGCCCGACTACATGTCGGCGCTGATGGCGCGGCGCGACCCGGTGCGCCGCATCGGCCTGATCGTCGTCAGCACCGATCGCGGGCTGTGCGGCCCGCTCAACGCGCGGCTCCTCGTCCACTGCGTCGACGCGCTCGAGCAATGGGACGAGGCCGGCATCGAGTTCGAACTGAGCGTGATCGGCGCGCGCGGCGTCGCGCCGCTGTCGCGCTATGGCGCGCACATCACCGCCCGCACCGGCAGTCTCGCCGGCGAGCCGCGTTTCGACGCGCTGCTCGGCGCGTTGCTCGTGCCGCTGACCGCGTTCATCAACGGCGAGCTCGACGAAGTGCGCGTCGCGTACAACCGGCTGACGAGCGCGCTGACCTACGAACCGCGGATCGACACGGTGCTGCCGGTCGTCGGCCTCGACGACGCGCCGCACGCCGGCGGCATGTCGTCCGACTACCTGTACGAGCCGGGGCCGCGCCCCGTCGCGGACACCATCCTGCTGCGCTACGTCGAGGCGGTGCTTTATCAGGCCGTCGTCGAAAACTACGCGTGCGAACAATGCGCGCGGATGTTCAGCATGCAGACCGCGACCGACAACGCGGACCGCGTGCTGCGCGACCTGCGCAACCTGTACCAGAAGACCCGGCAGGCGCAGATCACCACCGAGCTGTGCGAGATCGTCGCCGGCGCGGCGGCCGTCTGAAGGAGGCGCATCGTGGAACCCATCCCCGTGCTGCAGCTCGACATCCTGAGCATCGACGACGTGCTGTTTTCCGGCGTCGCGCGCGCCGTGACCGTTCCCGGCGAGAGCGGCGAACTCGGCATCCATCCGCGCCATGCGCCGCTCTTCACGCGGCTGCGGCCCGGCGTCGTGACGGTCACCGACGCGCAGAGCGGCGAACACCGCCGCATTCTCGTCGCGGGCGGCGTGCTGGAAGTGAGCCGGGACGGCGTGACGCTGATCGCCGATCACGCGCTGCGCACGCCCGAACTGGACGCGCTGCGGGCCCGCGAGGCGCGCCACGCGGCCGACGAGTGGCGGCGCGTGCACGCGCAGGAAAACCGGCGCGCATTCGACTTCGCGTCGGCACGCGCGGAGCTGATGGACGAGATCCGGCGGTTCTTCGCGATGGCGATGCGCGACCACGCATCGCACGGCGCCCGCCGCGGCGGCTGACGCGCGGTTCGGTCGGGTTTATCAGCCGGGCGTATCGGTCGGGCGATCAGTCGCGCAGCTTGCGAAAGCGCGGCGTGCCGTCTTCGAGGGTTTCGTTGAACATCGCTTCCGGGCGCACCCACAGCCCGCGCGCATGCGGCCACAAGTGCTCGTAGACGACGAGCGATTCTTCCATTTCGGAATGGCGGGCAACGCCGATCATGCGGTACAGGCCGCCCTTGTAATGGCGGTGAGTCGCGAGTTGTTCGGCTTCCTGCACGGTCATGGTGTGCTTCCTTCTGCGTGACGAAAAGCGCGTATTGTATGCGCCGCTCGGGCCGCATGCGCTTCGCCCCGCGCGTCAGCGCTTCACGTACACGTCCGGGCGGCGGATCTCCATGATGCGCTCGGGATGCGACGGCGGCTCGAAGCCGACCGGCCGGTACAGCGCGTGCGCATCGGACGTCACGAGCATGATGCGGCGCAGCCCCTGCACCATGTCCTGCGCGAACACGTGGTCGATCAGCGCGCGGCCGTAGCCCTTGCCGCGTTCGGCCGGCAGCACGAACACGTCGCACAGGTACGCGAAGGTCGCGTGATCGGTGACGAGCCGCGCGAACCCGACCAGCCGCGCGCCGACGTAGGCGCCGAAGCACAGCGAGCCGTCGATCGAGCGGTCGAACACGTCGCGCGGAATCCCTTTGGACCAGTACGCGTCGCGATGCAGGAAGTCGTAGATCGCGTCGACGTCGAGTTCGTGCTTGTCGGTCGAAAATCTCAGCGTGGCGGGCGGGATATCGGGCACGTCGGTCTCCGGGAGTCGCGGGCGGAGCAGCCACGATAGCGCGCGCCCGGACGAGCGGCAAGCAGCCCGGCCGCGCAGCGAAGGGCTGCGGCGCGAGGTGCGCCGTGGCCCGCGCGTCGCGGCCAAACCGCCCAGCAGCGCTTCCGATTCGGTGCTATCGTCGGCCGCTCGATGAATATCCCGCACCGTTTCATGCCCTATCGACTGATCGCGTTCGACTTCGACGGCACGCTCGCCGACTCGTTCGACTGCTTCCTCGCGGCGCTGTCGCAGGCGTCGCGCCTGCACGGCTTTCGCGACGCGACGCCCGAGCTGCGGCCGGCGCTGCGCGGCCTGTCCGCGCGCGACATCATCCGCGCGCTCGAGGTGCCGCCGTGGAAAGTGCCGCGCGTGACGCTCGACATGCGCCGGCTGATGCAGCAGCGCATCGCGGACGTGACGCTGTTTCCGGGCGTCGCCGAGACCTTCGACGCGCTCGCGGCGCGCGGCGTGCGGATCGCGATTGCGACGTCGAACAGCGAGGCGGTCGTGCGCGACCGGCTCGGCGCGCATGCGTGCCGCCACGTCGGGCACTTCGCGTGCGGCATTCCGCTGTTCGGCAAATCGCGCCGGCTGCGCGCGCTCGCGCGCGACGCAGGGCTGCACGCCGCCGACGTGCTGTACGTCGGCGACGAGATCCGCGACGCGGACGCCGCGCGCCGCGCGCGCATCGCATTTCAAGGCGTCGCGTGGGGCTATACGACGCCGCACGCATTGCAGCCGCATTGCGACACACCGTTGCTGCCGAGCCTCGACGCATTGCTCGATCGCGTATAGCGGCGCGGCGCGTGTTCACGCGCCGCGTTGCAGATTCGACGATGACACGCCGATGACACGCGCGCCGAGCGCGGCCGGGCCGATGCACGTCAGGCACGCAAATTTTGCCGCCATGAAAGCGCGCCGCAGGTAGCCGCTACCTGCACGCTCGCGAGCCCTTCCATTCGTCTTACCAACCGTTACACAAGCGACAGCGCGGTTTCACCTGCGACGCAGACGCTCTCCTAGAATCGGTCGGGCCGGGAAACACTTCGACAGCCGCCTCGGCAGAGCGGCGCTCGAGCCCGGCCCGGGCCGCGCCCCGGCCTCTCGCAACAGCAGCGGATCACGCGATCCGTCCATTGAACAGAGCCCCGATAGAAAGGAGGTCCCATGAACCGTTTTCCGAACGCTTCGCGCCTTGCGCTGTCTGCCGCCGGTCTGCTTCTCGTCGCCGTGACGGCGACCGCGCAAACGGCGCAGCCGTCGGCGTCCGCGCCGGCCGCGACGACGCAAGCGCGCATCCACGAAGCCGACCAGTCGTTCATCAACGACGGCACGAAAACCGTCTCGACGCAACGCGGCGCGGCGCGAATCGCCGACTCCCGCACGTCGGACAGCCAGGTCAAGGCATTCGCGCAGCGCGTGATCGCCGACGATGAAAAGATCATCCAGGCCATGCGCGCTGCGAGCCCGCGCGGCGTCGACGTGCCGCACAACGATCCGGACACGGCCGTGCTCGACAGCATCAAGACCCTGCGCGGCGCGGAATTCGACAAGGCCTATATCGAGCAGGTCGCGCTGGCCGGCCAGCAGAAGGCGATCTCGGCGTTCCAGGCTGAAATCGCGGCGGGCCGCGACACGAAGCTGAAGGAAGTCGCGCGCCAGGCGCTGCCGATCCTGCAGAAGCACTACGCGGACGCGCAGAAGCTCGCGCAGCGTCATCACCTCGCATCGGCGCAGTAACGCGCCGGGCATGCCGCGCGTGGCGCGGCTGCCTGCTTCCCTGTCTCGCCGCCGCCGGCCCCTCTCCCGGCGGCGGCCCCACCGCCCGCTACCGCGCGAGCCTCTCCCGCAGCCGCGCCTTCACGCCGGGCCATTCGTCGTCGATGATGCTGAAGCGCGCCGAGTTGCGTTTGCGGCCGTCCGGCATGATCCGCTCGTGACGCACGATCCCCTCCTGTTTCGCGCCGAGCCGCAGGATCGCCGCGCGCGATTTCTCGTTGAGCTCGTCCGTCGTGAACGGGAGAACGGCGAGGGGAAACGGCGCGAAGCGTCCATCATACGGCCGCGCGCCGGCCGAGATGCGCGGCGAGCCGGCCGCGGATCGCATCCGCCTCGTCGCGCAGCGCGCTGGTGAACGCATCGACGAGCATGCTTTTCGGCCGGTGCTCGGGCACGATCACGCTGACCCGGTAAGGAAACGAGCGCGCGAGCGGCCGGATCTGCAGGTCGCGCCCCGCGAAATCGAGCGCGGTCAGCGGATTGACGATCGCCGCGCCGAGCCCCTGGCGCACGAACGCGCACACGGACACGGCCGACGGCGTCTCGACGACCGAGCGCGGCGCGACGCCGAGCTGCGCGAACGCCTCGTCGATCATGATCCGGTACGGGTCGTTCAGCGACAGGCTGACGAACGGGCGATCCGCGAGATCCGCGAGCTCGATCGTCCCCTTCGCGAGCAGCGGATGGCCGTCCGGCAGCACGCACACCTCGTCGGCCTCGAACAGCGGCGCGAGGACGGTGCCGGCCGGCGCGACGTCGTGCTCGGTGAGGCCGAGGTCGTAGCGCTGCGCGGTGAGCCACTCCTCGAGCACCGGCGACTCCTGCGTCGCGACCGACACGCTGACGCCTGCATGCGCCGCATGAAAGCGCCGGCACGCACCCGGCAGGATCGCGTGCGAGAACGCCGGCAGCGCGATCACCGACAGTTGGCCGTCGCGAAACTCGCGCAGCCGCGCGGCCGTCGCCGCGACACGCTCCAGCCCCACATACGCGAGCCGCACGTCGTCGAACAGCGTGAGCGCGGCCATCGTCGGCCGCAGCCGCCCGTGCGCGCGCTCGAACAGCGCGAAGCCGACGATCTGCTCCATCCGCGCGAGCTCGCGGCTGATCGTCGGCTGCGACGTGTAGAGCATCTCGGCCGCGCGGGTCGCGCTGCCGGTGACCATCAGCGCGCGGAACACTTCGATGTGGCGATGCGTGAGCGTAGCCATATATATCCGGAATGAATCGAATATCGACAAAATGGCATTTTACTGGATGACCATTCGGGCGCATCATGCCCTCTATCCGTTCATTCGACCCGATTCATTCGTCATGTCCCTCGATTCCCGCCAGCTCGCGACACTCGCTCAACAATACGGCACCCCGCTGTGGGTCTACGACGCCGACGTCATCCGCGACCGCATCGCGCAACTGCGCCGGTTCGACGTGATCCGGTACGCGCAGAAGGCCTGCTCGAACGTCCACATCCTGAAGCTGATGCGCGACGAAGGCGTGCTCGTCGACGCGGTGTCGCTCGGCGAGATCGAGCGCAGCCTCGCGGCGGGGTTCCGGCCGGATGGCGACCCCGAAGGCGTCGTGTTCACGGCTGACCTGATCGACCGCCCGACGCTCGCGGCGGTGCTCAAGCACGGCGTGACCGTGAACGCGGGCTCGCTCGACATGCTCGCGCGCATCGGCGAGCATGCGAGCGGCCACCGCGTGTGGCTGCGCATCAACCCGGGCTTCGGCCACGGCCACAGCAACAAGACCAACACAGGCGGCCCGCAGAGCAAGCACGGCATCTGGATCGGCGACGTGCCGCGCGCGATCGAGATCGTGCGCCAGCACGGGCTGAAGCTCGTCGGCATCCACATGCACATCGGCTCGGGCGTCGACTACGGCCACCTGTCGCAGGTGTGCGACGCGATGGTCGACCTCGTCACGTCGCTCGGCCACGACATCGACGCAATCTCGGCGGGCGGCGGCCTGTCGATCCCGTACCGCGACGGCGAGCCGCGCGTCGACGTCGATCACTACTTCAGCCAGTGGGACGCCGCGCGCAAGCGGATCGAGCAGCATCTCGGCCACCCGGTGCGCATCGAGATCGAGCCGGGCCGCTTCCTCGTCGCCGAATCCGGCACGCTCGTCGCCGAAGTGCAATCGGTCAACCGCCGGCCGAAGCACGACTTCGTGCTGATCGACGCGGGCTTCAACGACCTGATGCGCCCGGCGATGTACGGCAGCCATCACGGCATCACCGTGCACGCGCCCGACGGCGCGGAACCCGGCGGCCGGCCGCTCGCGCACGTCGCGATCGCCGGGCCGCTGTGCGAATCCGGCGACGTGTTCACGCAGGACGCGGGCGGCGTGGTCACGCACCGTCATCTGCCGCAGCCGCAGATCGGCGACCTGCTGTTCCTGCACGATGCGGGCGCATACGGCTCGTCGATGTCGTCG
The sequence above is drawn from the Burkholderia ubonensis genome and encodes:
- a CDS encoding DUF1653 domain-containing protein, which produces MTVQEAEQLATHRHYKGGLYRMIGVARHSEMEESLVVYEHLWPHARGLWVRPEAMFNETLEDGTPRFRKLRD
- a CDS encoding HAD hydrolase-like protein, whose amino-acid sequence is MPYRLIAFDFDGTLADSFDCFLAALSQASRLHGFRDATPELRPALRGLSARDIIRALEVPPWKVPRVTLDMRRLMQQRIADVTLFPGVAETFDALAARGVRIAIATSNSEAVVRDRLGAHACRHVGHFACGIPLFGKSRRLRALARDAGLHAADVLYVGDEIRDADAARRARIAFQGVAWGYTTPHALQPHCDTPLLPSLDALLDRV
- a CDS encoding acetate/propionate family kinase; the protein is MKHPVLVLNAGSSSLKFSVYDTLDDRSLGAGVHGQVDSLHDAPHLVVKDARGATLADHPVARTGHHGAIDALHEWFARHVGDDAAFDGVGHRVVHGGRYFAAPVRIDDDVLAKIASLSPLAPLHQPHHVDAIRAVSALAPDLPQVACFDTAFHHTLPALEREFALPRVLTEQGIMRYGFHGLSYEYIATALTALDASWTQRRTIVAHLGNGASLCALAEGRSVATTMGFTAVDGLPMGTRTGALDPGAILYLLRHDGRTIDEVERLIYEESGLLGVSGLSSDMRTLLASDSASAAHAVDLFAYRAARELAALAGVLGGLDTLVFTAGIGENAPAVRERICRAAGWLGIELDAAANAANRPVISGGASRVTVRVIPTDENLIIARHTRGLLDGAVFSPSTSSASLSR
- the atpG gene encoding ATP synthase F1 subunit gamma, with the protein product MHIREIRSKIASTSSTRKITRAMEMMARTKMASAQKRARDFRPYAAKVKAMAERLIRDRPDYMSALMARRDPVRRIGLIVVSTDRGLCGPLNARLLVHCVDALEQWDEAGIEFELSVIGARGVAPLSRYGAHITARTGSLAGEPRFDALLGALLVPLTAFINGELDEVRVAYNRLTSALTYEPRIDTVLPVVGLDDAPHAGGMSSDYLYEPGPRPVADTILLRYVEAVLYQAVVENYACEQCARMFSMQTATDNADRVLRDLRNLYQKTRQAQITTELCEIVAGAAAV
- the atpC gene encoding ATP synthase F1 subunit epsilon, encoding MPVLQLDILSIDDVLFSGVARAVTVPGESGELGIHPRHAPLFTRLRPGVVTVTDAQSGEHRRILVAGGVLEVSRDGVTLIADHALRTPELDALRAREARHAADEWRRVHAQENRRAFDFASARAELMDEIRRFFAMAMRDHASHGARRGG
- a CDS encoding DUF4142 domain-containing protein; the protein is MNRFPNASRLALSAAGLLLVAVTATAQTAQPSASAPAATTQARIHEADQSFINDGTKTVSTQRGAARIADSRTSDSQVKAFAQRVIADDEKIIQAMRAASPRGVDVPHNDPDTAVLDSIKTLRGAEFDKAYIEQVALAGQQKAISAFQAEIAAGRDTKLKEVARQALPILQKHYADAQKLAQRHHLASAQ
- the lysA gene encoding diaminopimelate decarboxylase, with amino-acid sequence MSLDSRQLATLAQQYGTPLWVYDADVIRDRIAQLRRFDVIRYAQKACSNVHILKLMRDEGVLVDAVSLGEIERSLAAGFRPDGDPEGVVFTADLIDRPTLAAVLKHGVTVNAGSLDMLARIGEHASGHRVWLRINPGFGHGHSNKTNTGGPQSKHGIWIGDVPRAIEIVRQHGLKLVGIHMHIGSGVDYGHLSQVCDAMVDLVTSLGHDIDAISAGGGLSIPYRDGEPRVDVDHYFSQWDAARKRIEQHLGHPVRIEIEPGRFLVAESGTLVAEVQSVNRRPKHDFVLIDAGFNDLMRPAMYGSHHGITVHAPDGAEPGGRPLAHVAIAGPLCESGDVFTQDAGGVVTHRHLPQPQIGDLLFLHDAGAYGSSMSSNYNSRPLAPEVLVDRGAPRLIRRRQTITELLALETFE
- a CDS encoding GNAT family N-acetyltransferase, whose translation is MPDIPPATLRFSTDKHELDVDAIYDFLHRDAYWSKGIPRDVFDRSIDGSLCFGAYVGARLVGFARLVTDHATFAYLCDVFVLPAERGKGYGRALIDHVFAQDMVQGLRRIMLVTSDAHALYRPVGFEPPSHPERIMEIRRPDVYVKR
- a CDS encoding LysR family transcriptional regulator, which codes for MATLTHRHIEVFRALMVTGSATRAAEMLYTSQPTISRELARMEQIVGFALFERAHGRLRPTMAALTLFDDVRLAYVGLERVAATAARLREFRDGQLSVIALPAFSHAILPGACRRFHAAHAGVSVSVATQESPVLEEWLTAQRYDLGLTEHDVAPAGTVLAPLFEADEVCVLPDGHPLLAKGTIELADLADRPFVSLSLNDPYRIMIDEAFAQLGVAPRSVVETPSAVSVCAFVRQGLGAAIVNPLTALDFAGRDLQIRPLARSFPYRVSVIVPEHRPKSMLVDAFTSALRDEADAIRGRLAAHLGRRAAV
- a CDS encoding phosphate acetyltransferase, yielding MSDSVDSRLHQKYDALIARCRALPPVKVAVAHPCDDVSLRAAVDAARAGIIEPVLVGPEARITALAASLGIGLSGFRLVDAPHSHAAAARAVELVRTGEADALMKGSLHTDELLAEVVRDGAGLRTERRLSHVFIMDVPTYPKPLFITDAAVNIRPTLEQKAEIAQNAIDLARVLGVDRPKVAILSAVETVTSKLPSTIDAAALCKMAERGQITGAALDGPLALDNAINLEAARLKHLGSTVAGDADILLAPDLEAGNMLAKELTFLANADAAGIVLGARVPVILTSRADNERTRMASCAVAALYAHATRASAGRAGIDGASR
- a CDS encoding winged helix-turn-helix domain-containing protein; translated protein: MLTLSPAAARALHLAAQGLLTPPRRKATKADVLDTIRRMAQLQIDTIHVVARSPYLVLYSRLGAYAPQWLDEHLADAQLFEYWSHEACFLPIEQFGLMRYKMLDPSGMGWKYAADWHARHRADIDRLLTRIHADGPVRSADFVREDGVKGNGWWDRKPEKRHLEVLFTTGELMVAERRNFQRVYDVRERVLPGWDDARDLPPREAVLPALLDHTCRALGIVRADWVADYYRLPRRSYRAELDALADAGELIPVAVDGWKEPAYAHHSLNALLPAAAADTLRSTVTTLLSPFDPVVWDRRRASALFDFDYTIECYTPAHKRRYGYFCLPVLHRGRLVGRIDAKAHRAQQVFELKTVHIEPGVRIGSGLASDVAKAVTKLAAWHGTPDVRVGRAPPELARALAGG